In the genome of Zobellia nedashkovskayae, the window AAGGAAATATTAAAGAAAAAGAATTATATAGAAATCCTCCTATAAATATAAATTTTATTGCTGCGGACTCTATATTAAATAGAGCCGAGCTAGATTTTTTTATTACTATTTCATCATCTACAACATTTGGATATACCGAAGAGGAAGACCAACCTGTAAAAATATATGCTTTTGGTAAGAATATCTTAACGGATATTGGTGATATAGTGATAACACCTAATGTAGGGGTTTTTGAAAGTTATAAAGATAAAAAAATTAGAATTTCGGTAAGACCTATAGAAGACGTTTCGCAGGAATATAGAACAAGAATTATCGTTACTTCTACGAGTGAGGCGTCAAATATAGTTAACTTAACGCTTGAAGACCCAATTAAAGAAAAGGCAGCAAATATTCTTGATGCGGTAGTAAGAATTTACAATGAGAACGCTATTACTGACAAACAGGCTATTGCAGATCGTACCTCGAATTTCATAGACGAAAGAATAGCTAATATTTCTTCAGATTTAGCTAGTGTAGATCAGTCTGCACAAGATTTCAAGACAGAAAAAGGGGTAACAGATATAGCGGCGGAAGCTAATGTTAATTTAAATGTAGGAGTTGCTAATCAACAGGAGTTAGCAAACGCCAGAAATCAACTGAACATGGCTGCATCAATGCAGGATTTGGTACAACAACAAGATAGTTACGAGGTTTTGCCAACAAATATAGGGCTTTCTGACCCCACTATTGCTAGTACTACAGATCGTTACAATCAATTGGTATTAGAGCGAAAAAGGCTTTTAAAAAGTTCAAATGAGAAGAATCCGGTAATTATAAATTTAGATCAGCAAATAGCTGGTCTAAAAAGTAGTATGCAATCGAGCTTGAGCAGTTCGGTTAATAATTTAGGGCTTACAGTAAATTCTTTAAGTGGTCAGCAGGCTCGTTTCAATTCTAAAATATATTCATCTCCTGCAAATGAGAGAGCACTTAGAGATATTACTAGGCAACAACAGACAACAGAATCGCTTTACTTGTATCTTTTACAAAAAAGAGAGGAGGCGCAAATTTCAGCAGCCTCAAGTTCTCCCAAATCTAAAATTGTCGATCAAGCATATAGCGTTAGTAAATTGCCGGTATCACCAAAGAAGTCATTAGTTTATTTGGCCTCTTTTATTTTGGGTATGTTGATTCCTTTTTTCATTATATATATGAAGGAATTGCTAGATAACAAAATACACAATATGCATTCTTTGGAAAAGCTAGTGAAAAATGTTCCGATTCTAGGAGAGCTTCCAAAATTGACTAAAAAGGATGAAAAGTTTGTTATTAAAGAAGATAGGTCCGTACTTGCAGAGTCATTAAGAATAATTCGCACAAACCTTGATTACCTTATAAAATCAAAACGAAATAAAGCAGGGAAAAGTAATATTGTTTTTGTTACGTCTAGTGTGCCAGGAGAAGGTAAAACCTTCCTCTCTACCAATTTATCTATGATACTGGCCAGTACAAATAAAAAGGTATTATTAATTGGTGCGGATATAAGAAACCCTAAACTTTATACATTCTTTTCAAGTGGTAATGTAGATAAAATGCAGAAACCAACCAGAAATAAAGATGCTGGTCTTACGGAATATTTGTATGATAATACCATAGAAGTCAGGGATATTGTTAATCCAATGCTTGTGCATAGAAATACGGTAGATGTAATATATTCCGGTAGGATACCTCCAAACCCGGCAGAATTATTAATGAGTGATCGGATAAAGACATTATTTGATCAAGTTTCTGAAACCTATGACTATGTAATAGTAGATACAGCCCCTTTGATGGTTGTGACAGACACTTTGTTAATAAGTGAGCATGCGGACTTACTTTTATATGTTACCAGAGCAGGAGTCACAGAAACTAATGCTGTAGAATACCCTATTAAGCTTCAAGAAGAAGGAAAAATAAAAGGTTTGTCTTTTATAGTTAATGACGTCGATTCCTCTAATCTTGGCTATGGCGGTAAATACGGATATGGCTATGGTAAAACCCAGAAAAAATGGTGGAAGTTCTAAAAAGCATTATTTCTTATAAATAGAGTAACAAAAATCCTGAAGCAATTCAGGATTTTTGCTTTTCAAGAAGAAATTTTATTTTCATCAAAAACAGGGTTATTTTATTTTTGAAAAATCACTACTTTCGTTTATTCTAACGAAAACTATTCCCCTACATTATTTTTGCCATTATTAATCACTTTTCTTAAAACAAGAGCGATGCTATGCCAATCTGTGAAATTTCTAATGAGATACGGTTTTAAAATCATTTGTAATTTAACGGAATTCAATCCTCTTTTAGCGAAAATAAGTAGGGTATTCAGGCCTTGAAGTGTTATTAGATTATATTTGTTAATTGTGTGAGAACACATTTATTAAGAAAATGCCAAACAATATTTGATATGAAAAATAATTACATAACAAGTTTTTTAATTACTTGTTTAACAGTCTTTTTTATAGGTAGTTTCCGAATGGAGGCACAATTGCCAGATGAATTTGTTAAGGTAGATTTAACAACAGGTTTGGCCAACGCTACAAGTTTCACTTTTACGCCTGATGGACGGGTCTTTATATTAGATCGTTTTGGTGAAATTTTAATTTATAAGCCTGATACACAAATTACTGTTTCAGGTGGTGTGCTCCCTGTTTTTCATGAATTAGAAGATGGTTTGGTAGGAATAGCGGTAGATCCTAATTTTGAAACAAATAGTAAAATTTATTTGCATTATGCCCCGTTGGATTTTATTGGGAACAGAGTTTCTAGATTTAGTGTGGTTGGAGACGCTGTAGATTTTTCTTCTGAAGAAATAATTATTCAATGGTCAACTAGTAGAACTGCTGAGTTTCACTCTGGAGGTGATATGGATTTTGATTCTCAGGGAAATTTATTTATAGCTACTGGAGATAACACCACGTATGGTCCAAGACCGTATGCGCCTATTGATGAAGAAGTATCAGATATGAGTGCTGAGAAAGCATCCTCGAATACAAATGATTTAAGAGGGAAAATACTACGAATTAAACCTGGGGCAGGTAGTAGTTATACCATACCTTCAGGAAACTTATTTGCTACCGCTGCACAGGGAAGACCTGAGATATATGTAATGGGTGCTCGAAACCCTTATCGAATCCATGTGGACGAAACAAATGATTGGTTGTATTGGGGTGAAGTTGGTCCTGATGCAAATGACGATAGCGTTCTTGGTCCAAAGGGATTAGATGAAATTAATTTAACAAAGGCCCCTGGCAATTATGGATGGCCTTATTTTTCAGGAGCTGATAATGATATTGACGAGCGCTATGCTTATCAAATTGATTATGCTGATACGCCATACTATAATGATCCAGCAGCTCCGGTAAATATCTCTAAATGGAATACAGGGGCGACAAATTTACCACCTGCTCAAGAAGCATGGATTGAAAAATTTCATAAATGTTACTTGGCTGGTTTTCGATATAGATATGATTCTGAATTATTGGATGAACAAAGGTTGCCAATTGAGTTTGACGGTCTCTTTTTTTACTACGATTTTAATACTAGTCAAATATGGGCAGTTGAAATGAATGCTAACGGAGACATTGTTTCAGAAGAACAATTAAAACAATCTGTTTTTCCGGGTAGTGGTGGTGGAGGTAGTGGTTATATTGATATGGAAGTAGGCCCAGATGGTAAGTTGTATATCTTGGCTTATGGAGCTGGTTGTTGTCCTGATGATGTGGGTACAGGTAGGCTTATTAGAGTAGATTATACAGGAATTACTTCAAATTCACCTCCTTCTGTAGTAATGGAGGCTGATGTTACCAACGGTCCACTGGATTTAACGGTTAGTTTTACAGGAGAAAACACTACTGATCCAAATGGAGATACCCCATTGACTTTTGCTTGGGATATTGATGTGGATGGAACTGTGGATTATACTACTGAAAATATTACGCATACCTATACAACAGCAGGTACTTATACGGCGCAGTTAAAAGTAACTGACCCAGAGGGAGCGGTTGGTGCAAAAACTATTACTATATATGCAGGAAATTCTACAGCAAATTTTAATTTTTCTTCGCCGGTAGATGGTGGAATTTTTGGTTGGAATGATGACTTTACACTAAACCTAACCGGAAATGATCCTGAAGAAGGAGATATAGACTGTGCGGATATAAATGTTATTCCCTCTCTTGGGCATTTGAATCATTTTCATGATGATAATACAATAGATGCCTGCAGTACGAATCTTACTTTAGACGATGGAGGGCATGACATAGACGGCGAAATGGATATTTATTTTGTCTTGAACGCGAACTACACAGATACAGGAGGTTTAATTTCAAGAGATCAGATTATACTTCATCCAAAAAGAAAAGAAGCTGAGTTTTATGATACTCAAAGTGGAACGACAATTATAGATAACAGTTATGACCTAGAGGGAGCAGCGGAAGCATTGCAGGTAGATAATAATGGTTATATTTCTTTTTCAGGCCGAAATCTGCAAAACATTACAGGAGTAAAATATTTGGTAGCTTCTGGTAACTCAGGTGGTACTATTGAGCTGCGAGTAGGTAGTGTAACAGGTTCTTTAGTTGCAACTACGGCCATACCTGCAACAGGAGGGAGTGATCAATGGTTGACCGTTGAAACATCTATAACTGCACCTAGTGGAAAGAACGATTTATATTTTGTCTTTAAGAATGCTGCGGCACAACAAGATATTTTTAGGTTAAACTATGTTGAATTTATAGGAGATGGTGTTTCGGTAGATAATTCTGCACCTTTTGTAAAAACAGTACAACCTGATGGTAATTCTTCAGTAGCTGTATCGTTTTCAGAATATGTAAACCAAACTACAGCAGAAAATTTATCTAATTATTCTATTGATAATGGAGTAAGTATTTCATCAGCAATATTACAACCAGATAATAGAACGGTCGTTTTAACAACCTCCGCACTATCATCTGGCACTAGCTATAATATTAATGTTGCTAATGTTCAGAATATTAGTAATATATCAATGGTAAGTGAAAGCTTATCGTTTATGGTGTTTGAAGAATTTCGTATGAATGTTGGAGGAGGTGAGATAACCTTTGAAGGAAAAACGTTTTTAGCTGATGATTACTTCACAGGTGGTGATACATTTTCTAAGAATGTCGATATAGCAGGAACCACAAATGATGCAATTTACCAAAGTGAACGTTTTGGTGCTAATTCAGGTGGTTATGGGTATGATATACCTGTGGGTGTAGCTGGGGAGTATGATATTCGCTTGCATTTTGCTGAAATATTTTTTAGCGTAGCTGAGGACCAATTGGACAAAGGCATTGGAACTAGAATATTTAATGTGATAATCGAAGGAGAGCAAGTATTGACCAACTTTGATATTCTAAGTGAAACTGATCCGGCAACTGCCCTAGTAAAAGAATTTGATAATATTTCTATTACGGATGGTTTTGCAAGTATTTATATAAATGGAGTAGAGCAAAGTGCCAAAATAAACGCTCTTGAAATTCTATCACCCGATACATTTGAGGGAGGTACGCCAACTGATGCTAATATTACGATACTATCACCTTCTAATGGATGGGATGTTAATCAACCTTTTGAAGTAGCTTTTAGAGTAGATAATTGGGTAATTAATGAAGATGATACCCATATCCATTATTTTATTGATGATAATTTAATAGATAAATATTACGGTTATGACCCAATCCCAATAGATGGTTTGTCTGACGGTGAACATACCATAAAAATAGAATTGTATAATGCTGATCATACAGGCACAGGTATTTATGATGAAGTAATTGTGAATGTTACTGGATTGGTAACATGTAATGAGACACCATTTCCAGAATCTTGGGTAGTTCATGAATTTACACCTAACCCGTATACCGTGGTATATACTTTTGCTGATGATGATTTAGATGGCGATGGTCTTAAAGATATTGTTACCGGTGGTTGGTGGTACAAAAATTCAGGGTCTGCTTCAGGTGATTGGGTGAAAAACGAAATAGGGAGTGATTTTAATAATGTTGCCCATGTTTATGATTTTGACGGAGATGGAGATATGGACTTGCTGGGTACAACAGGAGCGTATACAGGGTTACAGCTAATATGGGCTCAAAATGATGGTAGTGGTAATTTTACGGTATATGAAAATATCCCAGAAGGTGATTCCGATTTTGAAGAGCCTTTCTTAGCAGGTTTAGCAGGTGGTGTTTTTGATAATACCAACACATATAGAATGGCAATTAACTGGAATGGAGCTGAAGATACAGGTTCTCCTATGCAAATGTTAACCCCATCTAATAATATTACCACTGAGATATGGAGTTTAGTTGATGTTAGTTTTGACTCATCGGGAGAAGATATTCAAGCTGCAGATATTGATCGGGATGGAGATTTAGATCTTTTTCAAGGTGTTAATTGGTTACGTAACAATGGAGATTTAAATTTTGAGATGTTTGATACAGGCATATTTGATTTATACCCAACTACCGCTGATCGCGCTCAACTAGCAGATTTTGATCGAGATGGCGATTTGGATGCCGTAGTAGGACAATTAAGTATTGGGAATATTGGTAATGGAACAGGACCCGCTACAGAGTTTGCTTGGTTTGAAGCTCCTTCCGACCCTACACAATTATGGACAAAAAGAACTCTTGATAATGATGTTAACGGAAGCTTAAGTGTCTTTGCAATAGATATAGATTTTGATGGAGATCAAGATATTGTAGTAGGTGAATGGAGAGGGGATAAGCGCTTAATAGCCTTTGAAAATGACCTTTGTGGTTCTGGTGAATTCAAAAAAGTAATATTGGACGATGGAGCTTTAGGGTATGAACACCATGATGGTGCTAGAGTTGTTGATATAGATAGTGATGGTGATTTGGATGTTGTCTCAAATGGCTGGTTAAATGATAAGGTTTTAAGAATCTATGAAAATACGACTCCACTTTTACTTGATAATAGACCTATTGCTAATGCAGGTTCAGATAAGATAATCTCCACTACTGAGGTAACCTTAATAGGTTCTGGTAGCGATCCAGATGGTGGAGAAATAGTTTCTTACCAATGGACTCAAGAGAGTGGCCCAAATACAGCTACTTTAATAGGAGATCCAACCACAGAATTGATAGCAAGTAATCTTATTGATGGTTTATATGTTTTTCGCTTAACAGTTACAGATGAAGAGGGAGATAGAGGTTTTGATGACGTTTCGGTAACGAAATCAAGTACATCTACGGTTACACGAATTAATAGTGGTGGTCAAAACTTCATATATGACGGTACGAGTTGGGCAGCAGATCAACACTCCAATGGAGGAACTACGTTAACAAATGCTATTGAGATTGCTAATACAGAAAACGATATTCTTTACCAAACAGAACGTTATAGAACAACAGGAAGCTTAATTTATGAGATTCCGGTTGCGAACGGTGAGCATAGCGTTAACCTACATTTCGCAGAGATATACTATGGCGTACCTGGAGATGGTTCCTCAGGTGGAGCAGGTTCTAGGGTTTTCAACATTGATGTTGAAGGGCAGGAACAAAAAGAGAACTACGATATTTTTGTAGAAGCAGGTGGAGCAGCAACTGCTATTATTGAAACTTTTAGCGGAATTAATGTAGCTGATGGAAGTTTGACTATAACATTAAGTCCTGTTACTGAATTTCCTAAAATTTCTGGTATTGAAATTATTGAACCGGTGGTTGAGGGAGCTCCAATAGTGGATGCAGGTGAGGATAAAATGTTAACATTACCAGCTAATAGCGTTGTGCTTTCTGGATCAGGTTCTGATTCCGATGGAGGCGTTGTTACATTTTTATGGACACAGGAAAGTGGCCCTGATACAGCTACAATAAGCAATGAAAATACAAATGAATTGTCAGTTAGTGACCTGGATGCTGGAGTATACATATTTTTACTTATAGTTACGGATGATGAAGGAGAATCGGTTTCTGATGATGTAACCGTAACCGTAGTACCTGCAAATGGTTTACTTGCAGTCGCAGAAGCAGCACCTGCAGTAGGAAGTGCTCCTCTTGAGGTAACCTTTACCGGGAGTAATTCAATAGGGGATATTGAAACCTATTTCTGGGATTTTGATAATGGTAATACTTCAGAAGATGCGGATAGTGCTAGTACATTCTTGGAAAATGGTACTTACGAGGTAGTGCTTACTGTAAGCAATGTAGGAGGAGAAACACATTCGGACAGCGTAACTATTACTGTTTCAGAAACGGTTGAAGGTGATAAAATGGGCTTTATTTTAGAAAAGAACCCTATAAGAGAAGGTGTAGCTACTATCCGAATTTTAAATCAGCCTGAGGATTTCATGATGTTGGGCATTAACTTACATGATCAGCAAGGGCGATTAATCAGCGGAATAAGGGCGGAAGATGTGATTGTTGTAGATACAGATACGTATCAAGTTCCTGTTCACCTTTTGCAAGACGGTATATACTTTCTGAACATAGCCAATAATAAAGGTAAACCTGTTACGATGAAGTTTTTAATACAGAAGTAATAGTTAGATAATATATTACAGAACTAAAAAATGCCGCTGATTCAGCGGCATTTTTTTATGTGTTTAATTAACTTAGGTACTAGATATTATTTTTAGTAAAATGTTTGAATGGTATTGTTGATTAAAGGAAGAAGTTGCTCTATCATTTTTTTAGAAAGGGTGAGTTTTTTTAAAGCATTGAGCTGAGCCATGTTATGCACATCAGATGCAATAAAATCTATCAAACCATTCTCTAAAAGCTCTACCGCTACTTTTGGCACTTCTTTTCCGTAGTACTCACTAAGGGATAAAAGATTCATTTGAAAAAGGATACCATTGTCTTTGTACTCCTGATATCTTTTCTTTCTATGATGTAAAAATCCATATCTCTCTGGATGTGCTAGTATAGGAAAAAAACGTTTTGAAGCCGTTTTAATAATGGCTTCTTCAAAGTTTATTGGCGGTTGTAAATAAGACATTTCTACCAATAAATAATCTTTCTTTAAGGGCATGATGCCCTCATTTTCTAGTAAAGACTCAAAATTATCATCAATCATATGTTCCGCGGAAGCTTCTAATGATATATCTTTTAAGCCATTTTGCAACAGTGCGTTTTTTAACTCTGTTAGCGAAGATTCAATTGTTTCTCTGGTATTAGGATAGTAGTTAGACATGATATGTGGAGTGGCAATAAAATGCTTGACCCCAAATTCAGAAAAAGACCTTATAAGAGCAATAGATTCATCTACAGTCTTAGCCCCATCATCTATGCCTGGTAATATATGATTATGTATGTCGATAAATCCATCTAGATAATCGACCAGAAATTTTTTCTTATTGAAAAATTGAAACATTTAAAGTGGTTTCGTTAATAACTCAAGAAGTATAACGGTTAATACCGATATTTATGATGTTTTATTTTATACAATACAAAGATAAGTCAGAACAACTATAAACAAAACCATTCTATATAACTTTCATTTAGGCTATAAATAAGAAAACGGAGTTATGACACTTTTGTCATAACTCCGTTTGTACAAAGTTCAATGGTCCGCTAAAAATTTACGGATATCTTTCCTCTTAGGTAAAATGGAATACCCGGGGTAAAGTGAATTTCTTCAACTGATTCAGCTTCATTAAATAATCTACTTTCAGTAGCAAATTGGGTTTCATTCCATTCTGTATCAAACAGATTTTCAATAATAACACCCAATGTCCAGTTCTTGATGGAATAATTCAGGTTCAAATCGGTTACAAAATAACCTTCGGCTACAATAGAATTATCTTCATTTGCAGGTCGGTTTTTGACATATTTATAATTAATTCCTCCAGAAAAATTCTTAACATCAATAAAAGAAAGTCCAGCTGAAGAAGTTAAGTCCGGTGCAAGGGGAATAAAGTCTTCTCCGTCAGCTTCTTCAGTACTTCTGGCATAAGTATAATTAATATCTCCGTTAGCATAAAGCCAATCGGTTAATTGATAACGTAGGCCAAAATCAACACCTAATCTTTTGGTTTTTCCGCTTGGCTCTACTATACCTGCATCTCCAACATAAACAAATTCTTGGTCTAGGAACAGCGTCCATAAGGCGGCGTTGATAACCAATTTATCCATAGGTTTAAAAATAGCTCCTAAATCTCCTCCATACGCCAAGGGTAGAATTTCCTTTCCGTTATTTGCTGTTACAACTCTAGTATCGTTTGAATGGTAGCCAATCCCAGATTTCGCAAAAAGTTGTAAGTTAGGGGTAGGGGCGTAGATGATATTAAGTTTTGGTCCAAGAAAAAGCTTGTTCTCACTTTTACTATCATAAGTTTCGGTTAGTTTGTTTACATAGTCGAACTTAAAATAATCTAATCTCAGGCCTGTATTTAATGTCCATTTATTTTTCTTATAAGTAACATCAAAGAAGCCGTAAGCATTTAGCTCATCAACGTCGCCATAGGCAAGACGCTCTAGTAAAGTTTGACGATTTTTGGTGCGAGATAATTGAACGTCATTTACATCATCATATCTAAACCCTATTCCAGATTCATATTTTAACTGAGAATCATGATTGCCAGTATGAATAGAATGCTCATAACTAGTCTCGGCACCTATTATAGTACGGTCTTCAAATTGTCTAATTTGGTCGCCATTTATAGGGTCTTCCAAGAAAAATGTGAAATTTGAAAATAATTCAAAATCATATTTGGTTAAATAGGCTTTAGATTTTACTCTTGAATGCTCATCTAGTTGTTTGGTATGGTTTAAAAGTATGTTACTTCTGCTTGTATTTCCTCCTTCGGTATCATCAATTGCTCCAAACCTGCCAATCAGGCCTGCATCAATTGTGCGCTGAGGAACTTGACCGGAAGCATCCCATTTACTCTGAAAGTGCGAAAGCGTAACACTCAAATCTTGGTCTTCACGATTATTGAATGTGTAGCGACCCATAATATTAATCCGATTGAAATTTTGGGAAGACTCAAAAGGACCATCGGTCAGTACCAATTCAGAAGCAACATAAGCATTGTTAAAGTCACTCTCAGCAACTTTAAACATTCCTACTGTACGTAAAGTATTGAATTGACCGATTTCCGCTGAAATCAAATTTTCGTCAAG includes:
- a CDS encoding GumC family protein, which encodes MSLNTQNPISSNTLNFKEILNTYTAQIKWFVLSVIIAFIIAFIYIRYATPKFAVQTQIQILEDKTTGSELDVFQDLNLLGGGKNKVEDELQLISSRSNFIRVVKELNLNTKILVQGNIKEKELYRNPPININFIAADSILNRAELDFFITISSSTTFGYTEEEDQPVKIYAFGKNILTDIGDIVITPNVGVFESYKDKKIRISVRPIEDVSQEYRTRIIVTSTSEASNIVNLTLEDPIKEKAANILDAVVRIYNENAITDKQAIADRTSNFIDERIANISSDLASVDQSAQDFKTEKGVTDIAAEANVNLNVGVANQQELANARNQLNMAASMQDLVQQQDSYEVLPTNIGLSDPTIASTTDRYNQLVLERKRLLKSSNEKNPVIINLDQQIAGLKSSMQSSLSSSVNNLGLTVNSLSGQQARFNSKIYSSPANERALRDITRQQQTTESLYLYLLQKREEAQISAASSSPKSKIVDQAYSVSKLPVSPKKSLVYLASFILGMLIPFFIIYMKELLDNKIHNMHSLEKLVKNVPILGELPKLTKKDEKFVIKEDRSVLAESLRIIRTNLDYLIKSKRNKAGKSNIVFVTSSVPGEGKTFLSTNLSMILASTNKKVLLIGADIRNPKLYTFFSSGNVDKMQKPTRNKDAGLTEYLYDNTIEVRDIVNPMLVHRNTVDVIYSGRIPPNPAELLMSDRIKTLFDQVSETYDYVIVDTAPLMVVTDTLLISEHADLLLYVTRAGVTETNAVEYPIKLQEEGKIKGLSFIVNDVDSSNLGYGGKYGYGYGKTQKKWWKF
- a CDS encoding TonB-dependent receptor, which produces MKKYITIIVLLTFYIGVNAHDLSGTVTNADQIALEGVGVYNKTTGGYTYTNVSGYFELDDISIGDVIYFYSLGYKNHQITITENLLDGKVNVTLIQSAVSLDQVVLVSKVNALSNFVNVDVKANPVKSSQEILRKVPGLIIGQHAGGGKAEQIFLRGFDIDHGTDLAINVDGLPVNMVSHAHGQGYSDMHFIIPETIDNIDFGKGPYYANKGNFNTAGYIDLKTKRKLDENLISAEIGQFNTLRTVGMFKVAESDFNNAYVASELVLTDGPFESSQNFNRINIMGRYTFNNREDQDLSVTLSHFQSKWDASGQVPQRTIDAGLIGRFGAIDDTEGGNTSRSNILLNHTKQLDEHSRVKSKAYLTKYDFELFSNFTFFLEDPINGDQIRQFEDRTIIGAETSYEHSIHTGNHDSQLKYESGIGFRYDDVNDVQLSRTKNRQTLLERLAYGDVDELNAYGFFDVTYKKNKWTLNTGLRLDYFKFDYVNKLTETYDSKSENKLFLGPKLNIIYAPTPNLQLFAKSGIGYHSNDTRVVTANNGKEILPLAYGGDLGAIFKPMDKLVINAALWTLFLDQEFVYVGDAGIVEPSGKTKRLGVDFGLRYQLTDWLYANGDINYTYARSTEEADGEDFIPLAPDLTSSAGLSFIDVKNFSGGINYKYVKNRPANEDNSIVAEGYFVTDLNLNYSIKNWTLGVIIENLFDTEWNETQFATESRLFNEAESVEEIHFTPGIPFYLRGKISVNF
- a CDS encoding tyrosine-protein phosphatase, which produces MFQFFNKKKFLVDYLDGFIDIHNHILPGIDDGAKTVDESIALIRSFSEFGVKHFIATPHIMSNYYPNTRETIESSLTELKNALLQNGLKDISLEASAEHMIDDNFESLLENEGIMPLKKDYLLVEMSYLQPPINFEEAIIKTASKRFFPILAHPERYGFLHHRKKRYQEYKDNGILFQMNLLSLSEYYGKEVPKVAVELLENGLIDFIASDVHNMAQLNALKKLTLSKKMIEQLLPLINNTIQTFY
- a CDS encoding malectin domain-containing carbohydrate-binding protein, with amino-acid sequence MKNNYITSFLITCLTVFFIGSFRMEAQLPDEFVKVDLTTGLANATSFTFTPDGRVFILDRFGEILIYKPDTQITVSGGVLPVFHELEDGLVGIAVDPNFETNSKIYLHYAPLDFIGNRVSRFSVVGDAVDFSSEEIIIQWSTSRTAEFHSGGDMDFDSQGNLFIATGDNTTYGPRPYAPIDEEVSDMSAEKASSNTNDLRGKILRIKPGAGSSYTIPSGNLFATAAQGRPEIYVMGARNPYRIHVDETNDWLYWGEVGPDANDDSVLGPKGLDEINLTKAPGNYGWPYFSGADNDIDERYAYQIDYADTPYYNDPAAPVNISKWNTGATNLPPAQEAWIEKFHKCYLAGFRYRYDSELLDEQRLPIEFDGLFFYYDFNTSQIWAVEMNANGDIVSEEQLKQSVFPGSGGGGSGYIDMEVGPDGKLYILAYGAGCCPDDVGTGRLIRVDYTGITSNSPPSVVMEADVTNGPLDLTVSFTGENTTDPNGDTPLTFAWDIDVDGTVDYTTENITHTYTTAGTYTAQLKVTDPEGAVGAKTITIYAGNSTANFNFSSPVDGGIFGWNDDFTLNLTGNDPEEGDIDCADINVIPSLGHLNHFHDDNTIDACSTNLTLDDGGHDIDGEMDIYFVLNANYTDTGGLISRDQIILHPKRKEAEFYDTQSGTTIIDNSYDLEGAAEALQVDNNGYISFSGRNLQNITGVKYLVASGNSGGTIELRVGSVTGSLVATTAIPATGGSDQWLTVETSITAPSGKNDLYFVFKNAAAQQDIFRLNYVEFIGDGVSVDNSAPFVKTVQPDGNSSVAVSFSEYVNQTTAENLSNYSIDNGVSISSAILQPDNRTVVLTTSALSSGTSYNINVANVQNISNISMVSESLSFMVFEEFRMNVGGGEITFEGKTFLADDYFTGGDTFSKNVDIAGTTNDAIYQSERFGANSGGYGYDIPVGVAGEYDIRLHFAEIFFSVAEDQLDKGIGTRIFNVIIEGEQVLTNFDILSETDPATALVKEFDNISITDGFASIYINGVEQSAKINALEILSPDTFEGGTPTDANITILSPSNGWDVNQPFEVAFRVDNWVINEDDTHIHYFIDDNLIDKYYGYDPIPIDGLSDGEHTIKIELYNADHTGTGIYDEVIVNVTGLVTCNETPFPESWVVHEFTPNPYTVVYTFADDDLDGDGLKDIVTGGWWYKNSGSASGDWVKNEIGSDFNNVAHVYDFDGDGDMDLLGTTGAYTGLQLIWAQNDGSGNFTVYENIPEGDSDFEEPFLAGLAGGVFDNTNTYRMAINWNGAEDTGSPMQMLTPSNNITTEIWSLVDVSFDSSGEDIQAADIDRDGDLDLFQGVNWLRNNGDLNFEMFDTGIFDLYPTTADRAQLADFDRDGDLDAVVGQLSIGNIGNGTGPATEFAWFEAPSDPTQLWTKRTLDNDVNGSLSVFAIDIDFDGDQDIVVGEWRGDKRLIAFENDLCGSGEFKKVILDDGALGYEHHDGARVVDIDSDGDLDVVSNGWLNDKVLRIYENTTPLLLDNRPIANAGSDKIISTTEVTLIGSGSDPDGGEIVSYQWTQESGPNTATLIGDPTTELIASNLIDGLYVFRLTVTDEEGDRGFDDVSVTKSSTSTVTRINSGGQNFIYDGTSWAADQHSNGGTTLTNAIEIANTENDILYQTERYRTTGSLIYEIPVANGEHSVNLHFAEIYYGVPGDGSSGGAGSRVFNIDVEGQEQKENYDIFVEAGGAATAIIETFSGINVADGSLTITLSPVTEFPKISGIEIIEPVVEGAPIVDAGEDKMLTLPANSVVLSGSGSDSDGGVVTFLWTQESGPDTATISNENTNELSVSDLDAGVYIFLLIVTDDEGESVSDDVTVTVVPANGLLAVAEAAPAVGSAPLEVTFTGSNSIGDIETYFWDFDNGNTSEDADSASTFLENGTYEVVLTVSNVGGETHSDSVTITVSETVEGDKMGFILEKNPIREGVATIRILNQPEDFMMLGINLHDQQGRLISGIRAEDVIVVDTDTYQVPVHLLQDGIYFLNIANNKGKPVTMKFLIQK